One genomic region from Trueperaceae bacterium encodes:
- a CDS encoding ABC transporter permease, with protein MSATRARAAAPSGRREAPVGDLAWPLVSMALVALLGTALDLWGDWWWALLATEFTLLVFAAEAFERRLPFRLQRGYQGVLAWLFPLLLLCAWEWLSRGGILNSRWFPPPTTILGALWDLTVNVDRFSGHSLLGRPWLLPSRVAESGWAGVAATFAESHLWATLARVLLGFLMGAAPGVLVGMVMGLNRTVRAMLDATMSAVYVLPKIAVFPLLMLVFADPFGEGPKVTVVAISAFFLVALSTMAGVQGIDPVLVQAGRNFGAGRWQMFRHVILPGALPIVFNGLRLALGTALIVIVAVEFVRAQTGVGYLVYYHWQVLSTPKMYAALLVIMALGVGMTSLLQAIERRVMPWRR; from the coding sequence TTGAGCGCCACCCGGGCCCGCGCCGCCGCGCCTAGCGGCCGGCGGGAAGCGCCGGTGGGGGACCTGGCCTGGCCGCTCGTCTCGATGGCGCTGGTCGCGCTCCTCGGCACCGCGCTGGATCTGTGGGGCGACTGGTGGTGGGCGCTGCTCGCCACCGAGTTCACCCTGCTCGTGTTCGCCGCCGAGGCGTTCGAGCGCCGCCTGCCGTTCCGGCTGCAGCGCGGCTACCAGGGCGTGCTGGCCTGGCTCTTCCCGCTGCTCCTGCTGTGCGCCTGGGAGTGGCTGTCGCGCGGCGGCATCCTCAACTCCCGCTGGTTCCCGCCGCCCACCACGATCCTCGGCGCGCTGTGGGACCTCACCGTGAACGTCGACCGCTTCAGCGGGCACTCTCTACTCGGACGCCCGTGGCTGCTGCCCTCCCGCGTCGCCGAGTCGGGCTGGGCCGGCGTCGCGGCGACGTTCGCCGAGAGCCACCTGTGGGCCACGCTGGCGCGCGTGCTGCTCGGCTTCCTGATGGGCGCCGCGCCCGGCGTGCTCGTCGGCATGGTGATGGGCCTGAACAGGACCGTGAGGGCGATGCTAGACGCGACGATGTCGGCGGTCTACGTCCTGCCGAAGATCGCCGTGTTCCCGCTCCTCATGCTCGTCTTCGCCGACCCGTTCGGCGAGGGGCCGAAGGTAACGGTCGTCGCGATCTCGGCCTTCTTCCTCGTGGCGCTCTCGACGATGGCCGGCGTGCAGGGCATCGACCCCGTGCTGGTGCAGGCGGGGCGCAACTTCGGTGCCGGGCGCTGGCAGATGTTCAGGCACGTGATCCTGCCCGGCGCGCTGCCGATCGTGTTCAACGGCCTGCGCCTGGCGCTGGGCACGGCGCTGATCGTGATCGTCGCCGTCGAGTTCGTGCGCGCGCAGACGGGCGTCGGGTACCTCGTGTACTACCACTGGCAGGTGCTGTCGACCCCGAAGATGTACGCCGCCCTGCTCGTGATCATGGCCCTCGGCGTGGGCATGACGTCGCTGCTGCAGGCGATCGAGCGGCGCGTGATGCCGTGGCGGCGGTGA